Proteins encoded by one window of Fusarium graminearum PH-1 chromosome 1, whole genome shotgun sequence:
- a CDS encoding thioredoxin: protein MVHHITSNDELQKLLSSTTYVAVDFFADWCPPCKAIAPVYEQLSTKHSVPDVLAFAKVNVDHVQDAAQQYGITAMPTFMFFKEGKQVAVNGQAVIKGADPRTLGAAAEKLGGLAQKRVAGA from the coding sequence ATGGTTCACCACATTACTTCAAACGACGAGCTACAGAAGCTCctctcgtcaacaacatACGTCGCCGTTGACTTCTTCGCAGACTGGTGTCCTCCCTGCAAGGCCATCGCCCCCGTCTACGAGCAACTCTCCACTAAGCACAGCGTCCCTGACGTTTTGGCCTTTGCCAAAGTCAACGTGGACCATGTCCAGGACGCCGCACAACAGTATGGTATCACTGCCATGCCCACCTTTATGTTCTTCAAGGAAGGAAAGCAGGTCGCCGTCAATGGCCAGGCTGTGATCAAGGGTGCTGATCCCAGAACGCTGGGAgcagctgctgagaagctgggcGGCCTAGCACAAAAGCGAGTTGCTGGCGCTTAA